In Candidatus Neomarinimicrobiota bacterium, a genomic segment contains:
- a CDS encoding UvrD-helicase domain-containing protein — protein sequence MGEPLILVYVVIIIPSLVGLSWLLHSYFNRDKRTTIHKKHSTELPNKSSLNIQAVPGTYNDNLFDEQKITPIDAKYAPSIDSEDPDDIIILDGKDVISRQEIDDAQFTDGKGSLFDEVRILDESWERIKNHHRLKARLDVLIKWIEYFYSNNQIIINPTIRKVDTTHYKIRLVDGLRIPFSFIENNNGKGVILVFWEILTHEEGVAIHGTGYQPPDLSKTHPLPDEWGIKNLAIEKNEDMVDIPKYPLTRVWYPEDQERLKSNKDADLRWNLHEEQEKYVQRQGPILLKGSAGSGKTTIALYRLLSYRGSNDSNDALYITYTNYLRDYAKRSYQQLVPTDVVSHPNFFTIEDLCRQIIPDADEQFPPERKLTFDTFLTIPAVRQTVLPISVNLLWEEIRGVIKGAFQIVNNNKSTLPLESYLNDISSNQSLVLPKEREIVYEVFTRYQKWITERNYWDELDLARTAYRQVQNSRKIKKFSNIVVDEVQDLTTFHIELILMMSRNPNGLFLTGDAQQVIHPSRFEWARIKEQMYYHIKNLKKRKIYFDDHVKRVQELTTNFRSTDKIVALSNSIASWRNEILNEYNSILTSIRAGKPICKLQPCPASNWTENEHFSTRLMIIVPNEELKKEAQDEFGAGRVFTIFEAKGLERDFVILWKFFTAGEVWKNVHRERHQERFEIKQQLKQQASIFNVAVTRAREQLFFLDTNIPFDWEPLENHTFLDGEQADEYISGVLDLRSRKEDYYEIAKDFEARDLLEQASANYFEAGFDTDAYRSKAIMYERRRDYKWAGINYEYAELFEDAIRCYDKCGEYQKAFKLMLKSGQKAGLSSVQEYLDDERKLAKLDGEIAISVANAILNESPGATIATLFEYSRRRLGLNRYHFGRSVENMRRVQLRDLRQASDSIERAMTQLTVNQKRYGE from the coding sequence ATGGGTGAGCCACTAATTCTTGTTTATGTCGTTATAATTATTCCTTCCTTAGTTGGGCTTAGTTGGTTGTTACATTCCTATTTTAATAGAGATAAGCGTACAACTATTCATAAAAAACACTCAACTGAATTACCTAATAAATCATCGCTAAATATCCAGGCTGTACCTGGTACTTATAATGATAACCTATTCGACGAACAAAAAATAACGCCGATCGATGCAAAATATGCTCCCTCAATTGATAGTGAAGACCCAGATGATATAATAATTCTAGATGGAAAAGATGTAATATCCCGACAAGAAATTGATGATGCGCAGTTTACCGATGGAAAAGGAAGTTTGTTTGATGAGGTTAGGATATTGGATGAAAGCTGGGAGCGCATTAAAAACCATCATAGATTGAAAGCGCGTCTTGATGTATTAATCAAGTGGATCGAATATTTTTATTCAAACAATCAAATAATTATCAATCCTACTATCCGGAAAGTAGACACCACTCATTACAAGATTCGTCTGGTTGATGGGTTACGTATACCTTTTTCATTTATTGAAAATAATAATGGGAAGGGTGTTATCCTAGTTTTTTGGGAGATTTTAACTCATGAGGAGGGAGTTGCAATTCATGGAACAGGGTATCAACCTCCTGATCTTTCAAAAACGCACCCTCTACCCGATGAGTGGGGGATTAAAAATCTAGCAATTGAAAAAAATGAGGATATGGTGGATATCCCCAAATATCCATTAACAAGAGTGTGGTATCCAGAGGATCAAGAGAGATTAAAATCCAATAAGGACGCTGACCTACGCTGGAATCTACATGAGGAGCAAGAAAAATATGTCCAGCGACAAGGCCCCATTCTCCTCAAAGGAAGTGCTGGAAGCGGGAAAACCACTATTGCCCTGTACCGTTTATTGAGTTACCGGGGAAGTAACGATTCAAATGATGCTCTTTATATAACCTACACAAATTATCTTCGTGATTATGCAAAACGCTCCTATCAACAACTGGTACCAACAGATGTTGTTTCACATCCGAATTTTTTTACAATAGAAGATCTCTGTCGGCAAATAATCCCGGATGCCGACGAACAATTTCCTCCTGAAAGAAAACTGACCTTTGATACTTTTTTAACTATTCCAGCAGTCAGGCAGACTGTATTACCCATATCGGTTAACTTGCTTTGGGAGGAAATCCGAGGCGTAATAAAAGGGGCATTTCAAATTGTAAACAATAATAAAAGCACCCTACCCTTAGAATCTTATTTAAACGATATCTCTTCAAATCAATCGTTGGTCTTGCCAAAAGAGCGGGAAATTGTTTATGAGGTATTTACCCGATACCAAAAATGGATCACAGAACGTAACTATTGGGATGAACTCGATTTAGCACGAACTGCTTATCGACAAGTCCAGAACAGTCGGAAGATAAAAAAGTTTTCAAATATCGTTGTCGACGAGGTACAGGATTTAACTACCTTTCATATTGAACTCATTTTAATGATGTCCCGGAATCCAAATGGCCTGTTTCTCACTGGTGATGCTCAACAGGTAATTCATCCCAGCCGTTTCGAATGGGCCAGAATTAAAGAACAAATGTACTATCACATAAAGAATTTGAAAAAGCGTAAAATCTATTTTGATGATCACGTGAAAAGGGTTCAGGAGCTTACCACGAATTTTCGTTCGACGGACAAGATCGTTGCTTTATCAAATAGTATCGCTTCCTGGCGTAACGAGATACTTAATGAGTATAATTCCATATTAACATCAATCCGCGCGGGGAAGCCTATTTGCAAGCTCCAGCCTTGTCCCGCTTCAAACTGGACAGAAAACGAACATTTTTCAACCCGCCTTATGATTATTGTGCCCAATGAAGAATTAAAGAAAGAGGCCCAAGACGAATTCGGTGCAGGTCGGGTATTTACAATATTCGAAGCAAAAGGACTTGAAAGGGATTTTGTGATCTTATGGAAATTTTTTACAGCCGGGGAAGTCTGGAAAAATGTCCATAGAGAGAGGCATCAAGAGCGGTTTGAAATCAAACAACAGTTAAAGCAACAAGCAAGTATTTTTAATGTAGCTGTAACGAGAGCACGCGAACAATTGTTTTTCCTTGATACAAATATTCCATTCGATTGGGAGCCTCTAGAAAATCACACCTTTTTGGACGGTGAACAAGCGGATGAGTACATCTCAGGAGTGCTTGATTTAAGAAGTCGTAAAGAAGATTACTATGAAATAGCAAAAGATTTTGAAGCCAGAGATCTACTAGAGCAAGCCTCTGCAAATTATTTCGAAGCCGGCTTTGACACAGACGCTTATCGTTCTAAAGCAATTATGTATGAAAGACGAAGAGATTATAAATGGGCTGGGATTAATTACGAGTACGCAGAACTTTTCGAAGATGCTATTCGGTGTTATGACAAGTGCGGCGAGTATCAAAAAGCGTTCAAGTTAATGCTTAAATCAGGACAGAAGGCAGGTCTGTCCTCAGTGCAGGAATACCTGGATGATGAACGAAAATTAGCAAAGTTAGATGGAGAGATTGCTATTTCTGTTGCAAATGCAATCCTAAATGAAAGTCCCGGTGCTACTATTGCCACTCTTTTTGAATATAGTCGAAGACGGTTAGGCTTAAACCGATATCATTTCGGACGATCAGTTGAAAATATGCGGAGGGTACAGTTAAGGGATCTCAGGCAAGCCAGCGATAGTATTGAACGGGCAATGACACAGTTAACTGTTAACCAAAAACGGTATGGGGAATAA
- a CDS encoding N-6 DNA methylase, whose amino-acid sequence MNQYTSITIQGQILSTEVLENLGRKETKYQKPEKYGLKPKESVRDEIQFAYSLARQQWEIFKQRRSRWEEDDTGTSDTRNYWMLPLFDSLGFNLDNAKAEYVNNRSYAISHRDFDRGGFPIHIMSVRDKMDRKRDYGGPRLSPHGLLQEYLNVTEHLYGLVSNGLKLRILRDSTRLSRLSYVEFDLEAMMEDELYTDFATMFRLIHASRMPIKPEESPESIIEAYHQDAIESGARIREKLREKVEVSLQKLGNGFLTHPANNSLRQQFLDENIDATRYYGKLLKIIYRLLFLMVSEERNMIFPRVEGSEWNADLLKKYPEIYKKYYSVNRLRNLAEKKHLLNLENDDLWENLKRSFLLFEKEAYGEKLGIQALNGELFSPSALEPLNHCRLTNGVLLESLDAIARFENEHGQLTRVNYGGLDVEEFGSVYEALLDYEPKVKTGATPEQSREWVFQFAEGTERKTTGSYYTRTELVQELIKSALIPVIEERLEAAGSKEEKIQALLDLKVCDPAAGSGHFLLAAARKIAEYLAKERTEAEQPAPEAYNEALLEVIQHCIYGVDMNPMAVELCKVALWLESHSVGHPLTYLDHHIKCGNSLVGLDELSRLDEGIPDGAFKEVIGDDKETARKLRKRNKKERESGQLELQPSFGTGEKALEQFAENLREIDSMPEHSVEDIQKKAEAYNRFKRGQNYQDVLSAANIWTGAFFIEKTPENVKSNLVPTTQTLHSFITNPRAANAKFTGKMNALSTGNRFFHWPLEFPEVKMDGGFDIVLGNPPWEMPEVDDKTSASDEKALKKFQLFIGEKSNYPKTGAGRRNIYSSFTETFLKINEKLGRIGIIVPTGIVTDNPNQKIARNLFKSKSIRSLYDFENGQRAEGGRFFDIVHNSYHFCLLTIVQWGQDRTDLGFYLESIKEVDKDEKIFQINYAELDQMCPSRFSVPLYKNKQDAELSKKCYKNGITIIGINKKSKDTILSSLLLNFGKKSKSKKVLFSDLHNMENYHKVYEGRYIHQYDNRYSTFITSNSIDNKKVSPEYDIRTEYYISRDHLEEIWESKYEIVNWYIGLRRQARTTDKFSSIASILPKSVSEGNLTAFYGKILNGENGILFLANLNSLVFNYVVMLRQNGPNLNKGVYEQIPLIPFEMYNGYKEKIVGRALQLTYTNNALDEFAAAFSLSGEPFSWDVEKRSLLKSEIDTFYAKLYRLTRDDLRYILDPQDVYGEDFPGETFRVLKNKEMKKYGEYRTKRLVLEAWDRLEDGRPMMSEDPEYVLEGGKASD is encoded by the coding sequence ATGAATCAGTATACGAGTATTACTATCCAGGGGCAAATACTTTCCACCGAGGTTCTTGAGAATCTTGGACGCAAAGAAACAAAATATCAGAAGCCGGAAAAGTATGGTTTAAAACCCAAGGAAAGCGTTCGGGATGAAATTCAGTTTGCTTACAGCCTCGCCCGACAACAATGGGAAATTTTTAAGCAGAGGCGGTCCCGGTGGGAAGAGGATGATACCGGAACTTCTGACACTCGAAATTATTGGATGTTGCCATTATTCGATTCCCTGGGGTTCAACCTGGACAATGCGAAGGCAGAATATGTCAATAACAGAAGTTATGCGATAAGCCACCGGGATTTCGATCGTGGTGGATTCCCGATTCACATAATGAGTGTCCGGGACAAGATGGACAGAAAGCGGGATTACGGCGGGCCGCGTTTATCGCCACACGGGTTACTCCAGGAATATCTTAACGTGACTGAACACCTGTACGGCCTGGTGAGCAATGGTCTGAAATTACGGATATTACGGGATTCTACCAGACTATCACGTCTCTCCTATGTAGAGTTTGACCTGGAAGCCATGATGGAGGACGAGCTCTACACAGACTTTGCTACGATGTTCAGACTCATCCACGCCAGCCGGATGCCCATCAAGCCGGAGGAAAGCCCTGAATCCATTATTGAGGCTTACCACCAGGATGCGATTGAATCCGGTGCGCGTATACGCGAGAAACTCCGGGAAAAGGTAGAAGTAAGCTTACAAAAGTTAGGGAATGGGTTTTTGACTCATCCTGCAAATAATAGTCTCAGACAACAGTTTCTGGATGAGAACATAGATGCCACAAGGTACTACGGTAAACTCCTGAAGATTATTTACCGTCTGCTGTTTCTAATGGTCTCAGAAGAGCGGAATATGATATTTCCGAGGGTGGAGGGCTCTGAGTGGAACGCTGATCTCCTGAAAAAATATCCCGAAATCTACAAGAAATATTATAGCGTCAACCGGTTGCGAAATCTTGCCGAGAAAAAACATCTGCTAAATCTTGAGAATGACGATCTCTGGGAAAACCTCAAGCGATCATTTCTCTTGTTTGAAAAAGAGGCGTACGGCGAAAAATTGGGGATTCAGGCACTCAACGGCGAACTGTTTAGCCCCTCTGCGCTTGAGCCTTTGAATCACTGCCGGTTAACAAATGGAGTACTGCTGGAAAGCCTGGATGCCATCGCCCGGTTCGAAAACGAACACGGCCAATTAACACGGGTCAACTATGGCGGACTCGATGTGGAAGAATTCGGGTCAGTCTATGAGGCTTTGCTCGATTACGAGCCAAAAGTCAAAACAGGAGCCACTCCGGAGCAGTCCAGGGAATGGGTATTTCAGTTTGCGGAAGGGACCGAGCGTAAAACCACCGGTTCGTATTACACCAGGACTGAATTAGTGCAGGAACTCATTAAATCGGCGCTCATACCGGTTATCGAAGAACGCCTCGAAGCGGCGGGAAGCAAAGAGGAAAAAATTCAGGCGCTGCTGGATCTAAAAGTATGCGACCCTGCTGCCGGTTCCGGGCATTTCCTGCTGGCTGCTGCACGGAAGATAGCAGAGTATCTTGCCAAAGAGCGAACCGAGGCTGAACAACCGGCTCCGGAGGCTTACAATGAGGCACTCCTGGAAGTAATCCAACACTGCATTTATGGCGTGGATATGAATCCTATGGCGGTGGAACTTTGTAAAGTGGCGCTCTGGCTGGAAAGTCATTCCGTTGGACACCCGTTAACCTACCTGGATCATCATATTAAATGCGGAAACAGCCTTGTCGGACTTGATGAGTTAAGTCGGCTGGATGAAGGCATACCCGACGGTGCCTTTAAGGAAGTTATAGGCGATGACAAAGAGACAGCACGGAAACTAAGAAAGCGGAATAAGAAAGAACGGGAATCCGGCCAGCTTGAGTTGCAGCCCTCTTTTGGCACCGGAGAGAAGGCGCTTGAACAATTCGCTGAGAATTTGAGAGAGATTGACTCGATGCCGGAGCATTCTGTAGAGGACATACAGAAGAAGGCAGAAGCATATAATCGCTTTAAGCGGGGACAGAATTATCAGGATGTTTTATCAGCAGCGAATATTTGGACGGGGGCATTTTTTATAGAGAAAACGCCTGAAAATGTGAAAAGTAATCTCGTTCCAACTACTCAAACTTTGCATTCATTTATTACCAATCCCCGGGCTGCCAATGCCAAATTTACGGGTAAAATGAATGCCTTATCAACGGGAAACAGGTTTTTCCATTGGCCACTTGAGTTCCCTGAAGTGAAGATGGATGGTGGGTTTGATATCGTCTTGGGGAATCCACCTTGGGAAATGCCGGAAGTTGATGATAAAACAAGTGCCTCAGATGAAAAAGCGTTAAAGAAGTTTCAACTATTTATTGGAGAGAAATCGAATTATCCCAAAACTGGAGCTGGCAGAAGAAATATCTATTCATCATTTACAGAAACATTTCTCAAGATTAATGAAAAATTAGGTAGAATAGGAATAATTGTCCCTACTGGTATAGTGACTGATAATCCAAATCAAAAAATAGCTCGAAATCTCTTTAAATCGAAATCTATTAGGTCATTATACGATTTCGAAAATGGACAAAGAGCAGAAGGTGGAAGGTTTTTTGATATCGTGCATAATAGTTATCATTTCTGTCTTTTAACTATAGTACAGTGGGGGCAAGACAGAACTGATCTAGGATTCTATTTAGAATCAATAAAGGAAGTGGATAAAGATGAAAAAATTTTTCAAATAAATTATGCTGAATTAGACCAAATGTGCCCCTCAAGATTTTCAGTACCATTATATAAAAATAAACAGGACGCCGAGTTATCTAAAAAATGTTATAAAAATGGCATTACTATTATTGGCATAAACAAAAAATCTAAGGATACGATTTTATCCTCACTTTTATTGAATTTCGGGAAAAAATCTAAATCGAAAAAAGTTCTTTTTTCGGATCTCCATAATATGGAAAATTACCATAAAGTATATGAGGGAAGATATATCCACCAATACGACAATAGGTATTCGACATTTATAACTTCAAATTCAATTGATAATAAAAAAGTATCACCTGAATACGATATAAGAACTGAATATTATATTTCAAGAGATCACTTAGAAGAAATTTGGGAGTCAAAATATGAAATTGTTAATTGGTATATAGGTTTAAGAAGACAGGCAAGAACTACAGATAAATTTTCATCAATAGCATCCATTTTACCTAAATCAGTATCTGAGGGTAATTTAACAGCATTTTATGGTAAAATTCTTAATGGAGAAAATGGGATACTGTTTTTAGCGAATTTAAATAGTCTGGTATTTAACTATGTAGTAATGTTGCGTCAGAATGGTCCTAATCTCAACAAAGGAGTATATGAGCAAATTCCACTGATACCCTTTGAAATGTACAATGGATATAAAGAAAAAATAGTCGGCAGGGCTCTTCAACTAACATATACTAATAATGCGCTTGATGAATTTGCTGCAGCATTTTCCTTATCTGGCGAACCTTTCTCTTGGGACGTAGAAAAACGGAGCTTATTAAAATCTGAAATTGACACATTTTACGCCAAATTATACAGATTAACCCGAGATGACCTTCGATACATCTTGGATCCTCAAGATGTTTATGGAGAAGATTTTCCGGGTGAAACGTTTCGTGTACTCAAAAACAAAGAGATGAAAAAATACGGCGAATATCGCACCAAACGGCTTGTCCTGGAGGCGTGGGATCGCCTGGAGGATGGCCGCCCGATGATGTCGGAGGATCCGGAGTATGTGTTGGAGGGGGGTAAGGCATCAGATTGA
- a CDS encoding TIGR02391 family protein: protein MAVRRMTARMKSQVNRLADILYDFLPMTARSSNTVTFERIFKESNVQDYLGNSKLSKKQRLIRGFENLLRYHERLPIYFIRKIVPAAIEYRRHKRNPLKQSEIDELIECLNSLGIDMEKELREIEIDETVPEIQVPTEELIERLDNHPLVEEIRSEPFVQFQNGHFNESVRKAAERFEAKIQDLSGETNQGASLMGKVFSPDSPILQLNDLNTTNERNIQDGYKFLSMG from the coding sequence ATGGCTGTTCGGCGAATGACTGCGCGGATGAAAAGCCAAGTAAACCGACTGGCAGATATACTCTATGACTTTTTGCCGATGACGGCACGGTCGTCAAATACTGTCACTTTTGAACGTATATTTAAGGAAAGTAATGTTCAGGACTATTTAGGGAATTCAAAACTCTCAAAGAAGCAGAGGCTTATTAGAGGATTTGAGAATCTACTTCGATATCATGAGCGATTACCCATTTATTTCATCCGGAAAATAGTTCCTGCTGCAATTGAGTACAGACGCCATAAAAGGAACCCACTTAAACAGTCAGAGATAGATGAACTAATTGAGTGTTTAAATTCGCTTGGCATTGATATGGAAAAAGAATTACGGGAAATTGAGATAGATGAAACTGTACCAGAAATTCAGGTTCCAACAGAAGAGTTAATTGAGCGATTAGATAATCATCCATTAGTTGAAGAAATACGTTCAGAACCGTTTGTACAATTTCAAAATGGCCATTTTAATGAATCTGTTCGGAAGGCTGCGGAGCGTTTTGAAGCAAAAATTCAAGACCTCTCTGGGGAAACAAATCAAGGAGCGAGTTTAATGGGTAAAGTCTTTAGCCCAGATTCTCCAATTCTCCAATTAAATGATTTAAATACGACGAATGAAAGAAATATCCAGGATGGATATAAATTCCTATCAATGGGATAG
- a CDS encoding DEAD/DEAH box helicase — MEFKPGTLVHVRNRDWVVQPSDNEDLLRLKPLGGIEEEITGIYLPLHVPEDRPTSISFPLPEIENIGDITSAKILFNAVRLSFRTGAGPFRSFGKLSFRPRAYQIVPLIMALKQDPVRILIADDVGIGKTIEGLLIVKEMLERSDIKRFAVVCPPHLCDQWASEIKEKFNIEPVVIRSESAAALDRQLPPDTSPFRYFPYQVISIDYIKMDPRRRLFIDECPRMLLVDEAHTVARPPREDGDTMMRHSLIQEISEKEDQHLLLLTATPHSGIESSFQSLLGMLKPEFQSVVLTEADQSTRREVAKHLVQRRRGDVKKWLDEETKFPKRDPIELEYSLKGDYLNLFTDLLDYTKEMVSREEGQRHIHYWTALGLLRGVISSPEAGSSMLRKRASKQGNETEELDDDTARFMVMDGRSQDSDIEPISVVSSASVNTSEVRKLRELANRLDKLGTKSKDHKANAAIKTVNGWLEDGYHPIVFCKYIATANYLAKLIDNNLPSGYKRETQVESVTSELSEEQRRERVEFLGKQKNRVLVATDCLSEGINLQDHFTAVLHYDLPWNPNKIEQREGRIDRFGQTADEVKTALLYGDKNPIDATVLRVLLRKAIQIKKDTGISIPFPEDSESIIEAVLNAVLLDPHRDVYQDMQLQLGFEDSVVKKSAEKAEVAFKQAEAREKATRSIFAQHAMKPEEIEQDLTETDKALGKPEDVEAFLLDALERFGAEMRPVKNAPHTYYLTQQNLPGRLKQLLPEKGKFKVGFKAPLPENVLYLGRNHPFIEQVCQEIMNEAFDVNDDAFTRMAVIRTDQVTVKTTLVLLRVRNVISRRKEKDELVAEEMLLWGYRGDPFERDELTAQGAKSLLEEIRATENVDIPEQQYFAKEELEDFDTEKMETILQELTAARTEVLIDAHDRYHEAVGGGRYVGIEPVLPPDVIGMYILVPTIA; from the coding sequence ATGGAATTTAAACCAGGTACGCTTGTCCATGTCAGAAATCGTGATTGGGTCGTACAGCCCTCAGATAATGAAGATTTATTGCGGCTGAAACCACTCGGCGGTATCGAAGAGGAAATCACCGGTATTTATTTACCGCTTCATGTACCGGAAGACAGACCAACCTCGATTAGTTTTCCTTTACCAGAAATAGAAAATATCGGGGACATTACGTCTGCAAAAATTTTGTTCAATGCTGTCCGGCTTTCCTTTCGAACCGGGGCAGGACCATTTAGATCTTTTGGCAAACTCTCTTTCCGTCCGAGAGCCTATCAAATTGTTCCGTTGATCATGGCGTTAAAGCAGGATCCTGTCCGGATCCTTATTGCAGATGATGTAGGTATCGGAAAAACCATCGAAGGCCTTCTGATAGTGAAGGAGATGTTAGAGCGGAGTGATATTAAACGTTTTGCGGTTGTCTGTCCCCCGCATTTATGCGATCAGTGGGCATCAGAAATAAAAGAGAAATTCAATATTGAGCCTGTGGTAATCCGATCAGAATCTGCTGCAGCCTTAGATAGACAATTGCCTCCGGATACCAGTCCTTTTCGATATTTTCCGTACCAGGTCATCTCTATCGATTATATCAAGATGGACCCACGGAGAAGACTCTTTATCGATGAATGCCCGAGAATGCTTTTGGTTGATGAAGCACATACTGTTGCACGGCCTCCCAGAGAGGACGGGGATACGATGATGCGTCACTCGTTAATACAAGAAATATCGGAGAAAGAAGACCAGCACCTGTTATTATTGACGGCCACACCACATAGTGGTATCGAATCATCATTTCAATCCCTACTTGGAATGCTAAAACCGGAATTTCAATCAGTAGTGTTGACGGAAGCAGATCAGAGTACACGCAGGGAAGTCGCAAAGCATTTGGTTCAGCGGCGTCGGGGGGACGTTAAAAAGTGGTTGGACGAGGAGACCAAGTTTCCAAAGAGAGATCCGATTGAATTAGAGTATTCCCTGAAAGGCGACTATCTAAATCTCTTTACTGATCTTTTGGACTATACAAAGGAAATGGTTTCCAGGGAAGAAGGTCAGAGGCATATTCACTATTGGACAGCATTAGGGCTGTTGCGGGGAGTGATTTCCAGTCCGGAAGCAGGCTCTTCGATGCTGAGAAAAAGGGCATCAAAGCAAGGAAATGAGACGGAGGAGTTGGATGACGATACTGCCAGGTTTATGGTGATGGATGGCCGTTCACAGGATTCGGATATTGAACCGATTTCGGTGGTTAGTTCAGCAAGCGTCAATACGTCTGAAGTGCGTAAACTGAGAGAATTAGCTAACCGATTAGATAAATTAGGTACCAAATCAAAAGATCATAAAGCGAACGCAGCAATTAAAACGGTCAATGGGTGGTTAGAGGATGGGTACCATCCCATAGTATTCTGTAAATATATTGCCACGGCCAATTATCTTGCGAAATTGATTGATAACAATTTACCGTCCGGGTATAAGCGAGAGACGCAGGTCGAATCAGTGACAAGTGAACTGAGCGAAGAGCAGCGTCGAGAGAGAGTCGAATTTCTGGGTAAACAGAAAAATAGGGTGCTTGTTGCTACTGATTGCCTGAGTGAGGGCATAAATTTACAGGATCATTTTACTGCGGTTCTCCATTATGATTTACCCTGGAATCCGAATAAAATCGAACAGCGGGAAGGCCGGATAGACCGGTTTGGGCAAACAGCAGATGAAGTCAAAACAGCACTGCTTTATGGAGATAAAAATCCCATTGACGCCACCGTTTTGAGAGTATTACTTCGAAAAGCAATCCAAATTAAAAAAGACACGGGCATTTCAATCCCGTTTCCGGAGGATAGTGAATCTATCATAGAAGCGGTATTAAATGCTGTACTGCTTGATCCGCATAGAGATGTGTATCAGGATATGCAGCTTCAGTTAGGTTTTGAGGATAGCGTTGTGAAAAAGTCGGCGGAAAAGGCTGAAGTAGCATTTAAGCAGGCGGAGGCCAGGGAGAAAGCGACCCGGAGTATCTTTGCCCAACATGCCATGAAACCGGAAGAGATTGAACAGGATCTCACTGAGACAGATAAAGCTCTGGGAAAACCCGAAGACGTAGAGGCATTTTTACTTGATGCCCTGGAGCGATTCGGGGCCGAAATGCGACCGGTGAAAAATGCACCGCACACCTATTATCTCACTCAACAGAACTTACCCGGACGATTGAAACAATTATTACCCGAAAAGGGAAAATTTAAGGTTGGTTTTAAAGCACCACTGCCGGAAAACGTACTCTATCTTGGACGCAATCATCCGTTTATTGAGCAGGTATGTCAGGAAATTATGAATGAGGCGTTTGATGTAAATGATGATGCCTTTACCCGAATGGCGGTTATCCGGACTGACCAGGTGACAGTGAAAACCACACTAGTTTTATTGCGAGTAAGAAACGTGATCAGTAGACGAAAAGAAAAGGATGAACTGGTTGCCGAGGAAATGCTGTTGTGGGGGTATCGTGGCGATCCGTTTGAGCGGGACGAGTTGACTGCTCAGGGAGCGAAATCATTACTCGAGGAGATTCGGGCAACAGAAAATGTAGATATACCTGAACAGCAATACTTTGCAAAAGAGGAACTTGAAGATTTCGATACGGAGAAGATGGAAACCATCTTGCAGGAGTTAACGGCTGCCAGGACGGAGGTCCTTATCGACGCCCACGACCGGTACCATGAAGCCGTTGGAGGAGGACGTTATGTGGGTATTGAACCGGTCTTACCGCCAGATGTCATTGGGATGTATATCCTGGTGCCAACAATTGCATAA